The following coding sequences lie in one Mercenaria mercenaria strain notata chromosome 5, MADL_Memer_1, whole genome shotgun sequence genomic window:
- the LOC123559110 gene encoding uncharacterized protein LOC123559110, which yields MLRCIFNILIIILGTGSCSGFDIFHFHDYCGKTITNYAGELRFDAEKLPSYLPGGKCSVSIMLQKALFHSKTYALFYFTKFDLSSFCKITNVSIVDGIPESGAHIKGLPPFICGHNKTLENTDSVFKTRSDKLTVTLKRSNNARLFYGKFSMKYVQFSLGTCNGQGVYKCSTGWCIPNVYRCSSDINACGEKQTGCNDEGEVAVSFSDKVLNILENVLWIGGAVFGICTFRFFYRKYRKRSSPAQLSLYGGPANENRRSSFRAHAVQANPLPTEQMPLSTVEEQHDIMQLCTAGTLTDINTYDSSNCRNSFHETRNSDSDIDCNNISSRDADLTSLEYNTTSCLDPPPSYEDVMAQPQNYK from the exons ttcatttcCACGATTACTGTGGGAAAACCATAACCAACTACGCTGGAGAACTGAGGTTTGATGCGGAAAAACTCCCATCATATTTACCAGGGGGGAAATGTAGTGTTTCCATAATGCTACAAAAAGCTTTGTTTCATTCAAAGACATACGCATTGTTCTACTTTACAAAGTTTGATCTATCCAGCTTTTGTAAGATAACCAATGTTTCTATAGTTGATGGCATTCCAGAGAGTGGAGCACATATAAAAG gtttacctccctttatttgcGGACATAATAAAACGCTTGAAAATACAGACAGCGTTTTCAAAACAAGGAGCGACAAGTTGACAGTTACGCTTAAACGAAGTAACAATGCACGGCTTTTCTATGGGAAGTTCAGCATGAAATACGTACAGTTTAGTCTCG GAACTTGTAACGGCCAAGGTGTATACAAATGCTCAACTGGATGGTGTATTCCAAACGTGTACCGTTGCTCTAGTGATATAAACGCGTGCGGTGAAAAACAGACAGGCTGCAATGACGAAGGAGAAGTTGCTGTCAGTTTCTCAGATAAAGTGCTAAATATATTAGAGAATGTACTGTGGATAGGAGGTGCTGTATTCGGAATATGTACCTTTCGATTCTTTTACCGAAAATATCGAAAAAGGTCAAGCCCAGCACAATTATCACTATATGGAGGCCCGGCAAATGAg aatcgaCGTTCGTCTTTTAGAGCACATGCTGTTCAAGCCAACCCTTTGCCGACGGAGCAAATGCCATTATCCACAGTAGAAGAGCAACACGATATCATGCAACTGTGTACTGCTGGAACCCTTACAGATATAAACACATATGACTCCTCAAACTGCAGGAATTCATTCCATGAGACAAGGAACAGTGATTCTGATATAGACTGCAATAACATTTCGTCGCGTGATGCAGATTTAACGTCACTCGAATACAATACAACATCATGCTTAGACCCTCCTCCGAGCTATGAGGATGTTATGGCACAACCGCAAAACTATAAATGA